A segment of the Desulfuromonadaceae bacterium genome:
GCAGGTAAACCGCTGGACAGATCTTCGTCTCACGCAGAGACGAAGGCACTTTTACTGCATGTAAGGCTGAGCATAAATGATTGACAGCGCAGCTCTGTTCAGTAGAATGAGCTGAACTTTGAGGAGAATATGAATGAAGTGCCGGATCTTGTTGTTCGTGATTGCCCTGTTAGTGTCGATGCTCTCTCCCCTCCAGGCTGCCGAAAAGCTGCTTTTTGAAGGAGATTCCCCCTATACCGGTATTCAGGTTTATGACAAGGATGACGGTTTGCGTTATTTGCAGTTCGGGCTCTACGAGCAGACGGTGATGCGGCTGAGCGACCCGGATGACCTGCATTATGAGTATACCCGCTCGGCGCTGGCCGGTTTTGCCTTTGCCGAACCGCCGGTCAAAAAGGTGCTGATGCTCGGTCTTGGCGGCGGGGCGATGGCGCAGTTCATTGCCCGCAAGTTTCCCGAGGTGCGGCTTGACGTGGTCGAGATTGACCCGCTGGTGGTCGAAGTCGCTACAAAGTATTTCGGTTTCAAGCCGGGACCTCACGGACAGCTGCAGATCGGCGACGGTCGGCGTTTGTTGCGCAAATCAGTGCAAAAATACGATGTCATTATCCTCGATGCCTATAAAGCGGGCGGAATTCCCTT
Coding sequences within it:
- a CDS encoding fused MFS/spermidine synthase produces the protein MKCRILLFVIALLVSMLSPLQAAEKLLFEGDSPYTGIQVYDKDDGLRYLQFGLYEQTVMRLSDPDDLHYEYTRSALAGFAFAEPPVKKVLMLGLGGGAMAQFIARKFPEVRLDVVEIDPLVVEVATKYFGFKPGPHGQLQIGDGRRLLRKSVQKYDVIILDAYKAGGIPFHLTTLEFMQIVKDHLNPGGVAVVHLWAEYANKYLHAQVKTIAQVFPRNYSFYDNAGSFLIFATLRDRWLEKDELRARGAQLGQERTFSFDLGALIEAQYTPASRIPMAGLQGQVLTDDFAPVNLLKEQSGR